A genome region from Natronosalvus rutilus includes the following:
- a CDS encoding DUF7344 domain-containing protein produces MTFRVPTKTANSSGRGTTAATHPGAGNRDTLARTEVTRVLSSDRRRTLLEHLLDAGTALDVHTLIGWLADDEHEPTVETSIHQLRQRVHVSLRRTHLPLLEEYGLLVYNQTEELVVPTWRLDLYESVLESDEQS; encoded by the coding sequence ATGACGTTCCGCGTCCCGACCAAGACGGCGAACTCGAGCGGTCGCGGCACGACCGCCGCTACGCACCCTGGCGCTGGCAATCGCGACACTCTCGCTCGTACCGAGGTCACTCGCGTGCTGTCGTCGGACCGTCGCCGGACGCTCCTCGAGCACCTGCTCGATGCGGGGACGGCACTCGACGTCCACACCCTGATCGGCTGGCTCGCCGACGACGAACACGAGCCGACGGTCGAGACGTCGATTCACCAGCTCCGCCAGCGCGTCCACGTCTCCCTGCGTCGGACGCACCTCCCGCTGCTCGAGGAGTACGGGCTCCTCGTCTACAATCAAACGGAGGAACTCGTCGTCCCGACGTGGCGTCTCGACCTGTACGAATCGGTGCTCGAGTCGGACGAACAGTCGTAG
- a CDS encoding TATA-box-binding protein, with translation MTDPKDTINIENVVASTGIGQELDLQSVAMDLEGADYDPEQFPGLVYRTQNPKSAALIFRSGKIVCTGAKSTDDVHESLRIVFDKLRELQIQVNEDPEIVVQNIVTSADLGRNLNLNAIAIGLGLENIEYEPEQFPGLVYRLDEPEVVALLFGSGKLVITGGKKPADAEHAVDKIVSRLEDLGLLE, from the coding sequence ATGACGGATCCGAAGGACACCATCAACATCGAAAACGTGGTGGCGTCGACCGGCATCGGGCAAGAACTCGACCTCCAGAGTGTCGCGATGGACCTCGAGGGGGCCGACTACGACCCCGAGCAGTTTCCCGGTCTCGTCTACCGAACCCAGAATCCGAAATCCGCCGCATTGATCTTCCGCTCGGGGAAGATCGTCTGTACTGGCGCGAAGAGCACCGACGACGTCCACGAGAGTCTACGGATCGTCTTCGACAAACTTCGCGAACTCCAGATTCAGGTGAACGAGGATCCGGAAATCGTCGTCCAGAACATCGTCACCTCGGCTGACCTCGGCCGCAATCTCAATCTCAACGCGATCGCTATCGGCCTCGGCCTCGAGAACATCGAGTACGAACCCGAGCAGTTCCCCGGACTGGTCTACCGCCTCGACGAGCCGGAAGTGGTGGCGCTGCTGTTCGGCTCGGGCAAACTCGTCATCACCGGCGGGAAGAAACCGGCCGACGCCGAACACGCCGTCGACAAGATCGTCTCCCGACTCGAGGACCTCGGTCTGCTCGAGTAG
- a CDS encoding DUF7473 family protein has protein sequence MHAPPFLAQIPSGIDPAGGGPLAYLGTFLLATVFYGVTLHIAARYVLGTVRVKRAFTIGPVLALVSVVLQRWGPLVVVPFMVAVAYTAILIVYDLDYKLAALVAVAYYTVAVIVGFTILNLWLLLGTAPA, from the coding sequence ATGCACGCTCCACCGTTTCTCGCACAGATCCCCAGCGGGATCGATCCGGCCGGGGGTGGCCCGCTGGCGTACCTCGGGACCTTCCTGCTGGCGACCGTCTTCTACGGCGTTACGCTCCACATCGCTGCTCGGTACGTGCTCGGGACGGTCCGGGTCAAACGCGCGTTCACCATCGGACCGGTACTGGCGCTCGTCTCGGTCGTCCTCCAGCGGTGGGGCCCGCTGGTGGTCGTCCCGTTCATGGTCGCCGTCGCCTACACCGCGATCCTGATCGTCTACGACCTGGACTACAAACTCGCGGCGCTGGTCGCGGTGGCGTACTACACCGTCGCCGTCATCGTCGGATTCACGATTTTGAACCTCTGGCTGTTGCTCGGGACGGCACCCGCGTGA
- a CDS encoding methyltransferase domain-containing protein — MYLLEYGGEDDAFAAVESRHAATSVTRVAPGLAVANALVPERVRGLAYTRAASDLVGRTDASVASARALLEAASIDREGTVAVRATDVHGSSGVSTTHAERELGSVLVDRGFAVDLEDPDHALRAVFSEGRLESDANTNADDGRDDLIESVASGESGERVSVCALGWLAAESVRDFGSRAPTDKPFFQPGSMDPLLARAVANIAGAEPGRTILDPMCGTGGVLVEAGLVGADVVGTDAQAKMVAGARTNLAHFLDREDPSPTGVPRGSWHVARGDGTRLPLRDGAIDAVVFDAPYGRQSKIETHRLADLVSGALTESRRVADRAVVVADRSWANEARDAGWTLEAAFERRVHRSLTRYVLVLS, encoded by the coding sequence GTGTATCTCCTCGAGTACGGCGGCGAAGACGATGCGTTCGCGGCGGTCGAGAGCCGCCACGCCGCCACCAGTGTCACCCGGGTCGCGCCGGGGCTGGCCGTCGCGAACGCCCTCGTCCCCGAGCGCGTCCGCGGACTGGCCTACACCCGCGCCGCGAGCGACCTCGTGGGTCGAACCGACGCCTCCGTCGCGAGCGCGCGAGCCCTGCTCGAGGCCGCTTCGATCGATCGGGAGGGAACGGTCGCCGTTCGCGCGACGGACGTCCACGGCTCGAGCGGCGTCTCCACGACGCACGCCGAACGCGAACTCGGGAGCGTCCTCGTCGACCGCGGGTTCGCCGTGGACCTCGAGGACCCCGACCACGCCCTCCGCGCGGTCTTCTCGGAGGGGCGCCTCGAATCCGACGCGAACACCAACGCCGACGACGGCCGTGACGACCTCATCGAGTCGGTCGCGAGCGGCGAATCAGGGGAACGGGTTTCGGTCTGTGCCCTCGGCTGGCTCGCCGCCGAGAGCGTCCGCGACTTCGGCTCGCGAGCACCGACCGACAAGCCGTTCTTCCAGCCCGGAAGCATGGACCCGCTCCTGGCACGTGCGGTCGCCAACATCGCCGGCGCGGAACCCGGGCGAACGATCCTCGATCCGATGTGTGGAACCGGCGGCGTCCTCGTCGAGGCGGGACTGGTCGGGGCGGACGTCGTCGGAACCGACGCCCAGGCGAAGATGGTCGCCGGCGCGCGGACGAACCTCGCGCACTTCCTCGACCGCGAGGATCCGTCGCCGACCGGCGTCCCGCGCGGGTCGTGGCACGTCGCCCGCGGCGATGGGACCCGGCTTCCGCTCCGAGACGGCGCCATTGATGCCGTCGTCTTCGACGCGCCCTACGGCCGCCAGTCGAAGATCGAGACCCACCGGTTAGCGGATCTGGTCTCGGGCGCGCTCACGGAATCTCGCCGAGTGGCCGACCGGGCCGTCGTCGTCGCCGATCGCTCGTGGGCGAACGAGGCTCGAG